A window of the Mannheimia granulomatis genome harbors these coding sequences:
- the coaBC gene encoding bifunctional phosphopantothenoylcysteine decarboxylase/phosphopantothenate--cysteine ligase CoaBC, translating into MLQNKKILVGITGGIAAYKTIELIRLLKKADAEVRVVLTPAAEAFVTPLTLQAISGNAVSNSLLDPQAELAMGHIELAKWADLVVVAPASADFIARLRMGMGNDLLSTLCLATPAPILLAPAMNQQMYKRSAVQENLQKVREQGVLTVGPNSGFQACGDVGEGRMSEPAEIFAEIQQILTACNDLANLSVVITAGGTREAIDPVRYISNHSSGKMGYAIAESFAKRGAKVVLISGVTNLPTPPNVERVNVVSAQEMFEQAVKFAPKSAIFIGCAAVADYRVANVSEQKIKKTDDSDELTLKLVKNPDIIANIAHLTENRPFVVGFAAETQNVAEYAKSKLERKNLDMICANDVSGGQVFGQDQNALHLFWKNKEGENGEKKLPLADKTRLAESLVQEIVECFNIKKGTTT; encoded by the coding sequence ATGTTACAAAATAAAAAAATCTTAGTTGGTATCACTGGCGGAATCGCTGCCTACAAAACCATTGAACTCATTCGCCTACTCAAAAAAGCGGATGCGGAAGTGCGTGTGGTGCTGACCCCCGCAGCTGAAGCCTTCGTCACACCACTCACGCTGCAAGCGATTTCCGGCAATGCTGTGTCGAACTCATTACTCGACCCGCAAGCGGAGCTGGCAATGGGGCATATTGAGCTGGCGAAATGGGCGGATTTGGTGGTGGTTGCCCCTGCCTCAGCGGACTTTATTGCACGGCTTAGAATGGGAATGGGTAATGATTTACTTTCTACCCTCTGCCTTGCGACCCCAGCCCCGATTTTGCTCGCCCCGGCAATGAACCAGCAGATGTACAAGCGGTCGGCGGTGCAGGAAAATCTGCAAAAAGTGCGTGAACAAGGCGTGCTGACAGTCGGCCCGAACAGTGGTTTCCAAGCCTGTGGCGATGTGGGTGAAGGACGGATGTCTGAGCCTGCCGAGATTTTTGCAGAAATTCAGCAAATTCTGACCGCTTGCAATGACCTCGCCAATTTGAGTGTGGTGATTACCGCTGGCGGCACACGAGAAGCCATCGACCCTGTGCGTTATATCAGCAACCACAGCTCGGGCAAAATGGGCTATGCGATTGCCGAGAGCTTTGCCAAACGGGGGGCGAAAGTCGTGCTGATTTCGGGCGTGACCAATCTACCAACGCCGCCGAATGTTGAGCGTGTTAATGTGGTTTCCGCCCAAGAGATGTTTGAACAAGCGGTCAAATTCGCTCCGAAATCTGCAATTTTTATCGGCTGTGCGGCGGTAGCGGATTATCGGGTTGCGAACGTTTCCGAGCAAAAAATCAAGAAAACAGACGACAGCGATGAACTAACGCTAAAACTGGTGAAAAACCCCGATATTATTGCTAACATCGCCCATCTTACCGAAAATCGCCCGTTTGTGGTCGGCTTTGCGGCGGAAACGCAAAATGTGGCGGAATATGCTAAATCGAAACTCGAGCGTAAAAATCTCGATATGATTTGTGCCAACGATGTCTCAGGCGGACAAGTGTTCGGGCAGGATCAGAATGCACTCCATCTTTTTTGGAAAAACAAAGAAGGGGAAAACGGCGAGAAAAAATTACCGCTTGCGGATAAAACAAGGCTTGCGGAGAGCTTAGTGCAAGAAATTGTTGAGTGTTTCAACATCAAAAAAGGAACTACTACCTAG
- the dut gene encoding dUTP diphosphatase, whose product MKQIDLKILDSRIGNEFPLPAYATEGSAGLDLRALINEPLTVKAGETVLIPTGISIYIADPNLAAVILPRSGLGHKNGIVLGNLVGLIDSDYQGPLMVSLWNRSQTDFTVNVGDRIAQLVFVPVVQASFNIVESFEQTERGEGGFGHSGKQ is encoded by the coding sequence ATGAAACAGATCGATTTAAAAATTTTAGACAGCCGTATCGGCAACGAATTTCCGCTGCCGGCTTATGCGACAGAAGGTTCTGCAGGTTTGGATTTGCGGGCGCTAATCAATGAACCACTGACAGTTAAAGCTGGAGAAACAGTACTGATCCCAACGGGAATTTCGATTTATATTGCCGATCCAAATTTAGCTGCTGTGATCTTACCAAGATCAGGTTTAGGTCATAAAAACGGGATTGTGTTAGGCAACTTAGTAGGTTTGATAGATAGTGATTATCAAGGTCCGCTTATGGTTTCACTTTGGAACCGCAGTCAAACAGATTTCACTGTGAATGTGGGGGACCGTATCGCTCAATTAGTCTTTGTGCCAGTGGTACAAGCCAGTTTCAACATTGTAGAAAGTTTTGAGCAAACCGAGCGTGGCGAAGGCGGTTTCGGGCATTCTGGTAAACAGTAA
- the slmA gene encoding nucleoid occlusion factor SlmA has protein sequence MTEPKIKMPKKSVVERQQQVLEVLIGLLNSEEGMQRVTTERLAAAVGVSEGALYRYFPSKTKMFEALIEKIEQTLTHYIHTNKRQASSANSVRAILYAILEFARKNPGVTRILTGHALMFEDDLLKARVAKFFDNLELQFANILQLSKLRERKSFEDERALAGYLVNFCEGQFLRLVRSNFSYNQHQHFEKQWAFIKPLFD, from the coding sequence ATGACAGAACCTAAAATTAAAATGCCGAAAAAATCCGTAGTTGAACGCCAACAACAAGTTTTAGAGGTGTTAATCGGATTATTAAATTCTGAAGAAGGCATGCAGCGTGTTACCACCGAGCGTTTAGCTGCTGCGGTTGGGGTGTCGGAAGGAGCGTTATACCGCTACTTCCCAAGTAAAACCAAGATGTTTGAAGCCTTGATTGAAAAAATTGAGCAAACCTTGACTCACTATATCCATACAAATAAACGTCAAGCCAGTAGTGCGAATTCCGTACGAGCCATTCTTTATGCGATCTTAGAATTTGCCCGTAAAAACCCGGGGGTAACTCGGATTCTGACTGGGCATGCATTAATGTTTGAAGACGATTTATTAAAAGCGAGAGTTGCCAAATTTTTCGATAATTTAGAGTTACAATTCGCCAATATTTTGCAACTGAGCAAACTACGTGAGCGTAAAAGCTTTGAAGATGAACGAGCGCTGGCAGGTTATTTAGTGAATTTCTGCGAAGGACAATTTTTACGTCTGGTCCGCTCTAATTTTAGCTATAACCAACATCAACATTTTGAAAAACAGTGGGCATTTATTAAACCTTTATTTGATTAA
- a CDS encoding YheU family protein — protein MIIPWQELEESTLNNILDSFILREGTDYGEKELSLAEKRENLLAQLKADKVVIVWSELHESLDIKEKKSFLG, from the coding sequence ATGATAATTCCTTGGCAAGAACTGGAAGAATCTACTTTAAATAATATTTTAGATTCTTTTATTTTACGAGAAGGCACAGATTATGGCGAAAAAGAACTCTCTTTAGCAGAAAAAAGAGAGAATTTGTTAGCACAATTAAAGGCTGATAAAGTCGTGATTGTCTGGTCTGAATTACACGAAAGCCTTGATATTAAAGAGAAAAAATCTTTTTTGGGTTAA